GAGATCGGCGCCGCAGTCGTCGAGCATGAACTTGAGCTCGTCGCGGGTGGCGAAGGTCGACAGCGGGACGGCGACGGCACCGGCGAGTGCGGCGCCGAAGATCGTGAAAATCGCCTCGGGCCGGTTGCCCATCACGATGGCGACGGTTTCGCCCGCCTCGAGATCGCTCGCCACCGCCTCGGCGTGGGTGAGCACGTCGGCGTAGGTGTAGCGCCCGCCTTCGAACACGAGCGCTTCGTTGTTCGCGAAGCGATCCGCCCTGTCGCGCAGGAACGCGCCGAGCGTGGTGCTCACCGCGCCGTCCCGTGGGGGAACAGCCCGGCGAAACCCTGCGCCGCAATCGCATCGGCCAGCAGGGCGGCGGTGCGCTCGGCGCCACACGGCAAACGCAGCGCCGGCTGGATGTGACGGGTCAGTACCGAGATGTCGTACTCGTCGCACACCCCGGCGGCGCCGTGCAATTGCTGACAGGTGCGCAGCACGGCGCGGGCGACGTCGATGGCGTGCACGCGCAGCGCCAGCACATCGGGGCCCGCCTCCTCCGGCGCCGTCGCCACCCGCCACAACGTGAAGTGCGCCAACTCGCGCAGCCCGGCCACGGCGACCGCCGCGTCCGCCAGCATGAACTGCACCGCCTGGAACGTCGCGATGGGCTTGCCGAACTGGATGCGGTTGCTCACATGGTCGCTGGCCAGTTCGACGGCGCGGTCGGCGGTACCGAGGATCTGCCACGCGTTGAGCGTCAGCCAGTAGCGAACGTCGATCCCGCTTTCGTGCGTCACCGGGGCCGCCTCGCCCGAGCGCTCCAGGTCGACGACAAAGGGCCCCAACCTGCCGAACTGGGCGCGTGAGGTCGTGGCCCGCGGGATCTGGCGCGCCCAGTTCGCACCGGAGACGGTGGCGACGTTCCACGCGCCGAACACGTCGCCGTGGTCGACGCGGGAATGGTCGTCGGGCACGACGGCGAAGGGCACGCCGTCGCGCGCCACCAGGGCGCCGACGACGGGATAGGGCAGCGCCACCCGTCCCGCCGCTTCGCACAACGCGGCGGCGGCGCAGAACGTGTCGAGATCGGCCCGGGGGTCGATGTCGCCGATGCCGAGCGCGTCGAGCGTGCCGGCGACTTCGCTCCGGAAGGCGTGGTCCTCTTCGGCCTTGCGCGCCGCGTCGACGCCGCCGAGCGCGTCGAACGCCTTGCGCGCCGTGTCGCCGAATTCGACGGCGTCGTCGGGCAGCGCCGGATTCATCCCTGCGCCTTCTCTTTCGCCGCAGACCCCAGCAGGTCACGCGACACGATCATGCGCTGGACTTCGATCGTGCCCGACGCGACCGTCGCCGCCTGCGCGTAGCGCCAGTGGTCCTCGATCGCCCCGTGCAGCGGGGCCGAGAACCCCTTCTCCAACGACTCGTCTTCGATGGCCTGGAACAGCACTTCGGCGACGGCCTGATCGCACTGCGTGACCGCGATGCGCGCCGCGCTGGCGAGCACGT
This genomic stretch from Acidimicrobiales bacterium harbors:
- a CDS encoding acyl-CoA dehydrogenase family protein, which codes for MNPALPDDAVEFGDTARKAFDALGGVDAARKAEEDHAFRSEVAGTLDALGIGDIDPRADLDTFCAAAALCEAAGRVALPYPVVGALVARDGVPFAVVPDDHSRVDHGDVFGAWNVATVSGANWARQIPRATTSRAQFGRLGPFVVDLERSGEAAPVTHESGIDVRYWLTLNAWQILGTADRAVELASDHVSNRIQFGKPIATFQAVQFMLADAAVAVAGLRELAHFTLWRVATAPEEAGPDVLALRVHAIDVARAVLRTCQQLHGAAGVCDEYDISVLTRHIQPALRLPCGAERTAALLADAIAAQGFAGLFPHGTAR